One Odontesthes bonariensis isolate fOdoBon6 chromosome 17, fOdoBon6.hap1, whole genome shotgun sequence genomic window carries:
- the gabrr2a gene encoding gamma-aminobutyric acid receptor subunit rho-2a, translated as MTLYLRHYWKDERLSFSSSTNKSMTFDGRLVKKIWVPDIFFVHSKRSFIHDTTTDNIMLRVFPDGHVLYSLRVTVTAACNMDFSRFPLDSQSCSLELESYAYTDEDLMLYWKSGDESLSTDDRISLSQFLIQKFHTTSRLAFYSSTGWYNRLYINFTLRRHIFFFLLQTYFPATLMVMLSWVSFWIDRRAVPARVSLGITTVLTMSTIITGVNASMPRVSYIKAVDIYLWVSFVFVFLSVLEYAAVNYLSTAQDRRERKLRERARSQSLPCTCSISQTRTMTMLDGTYSEADTNSLAGYTEEPMVPEEEPEEKHKVPEKSEHMVVHLSMSSESAGNKKRKSLRGLNIIQNTHAIDKYSRMIFPGSYIFFNLIYWSAYC; from the exons ATGACGCTGTACCTCAGGCACTACTGGAAGGACGAGCGTCTGTccttcagcagcagcaccaacaaGAGTATGACGTTCGACGGCCGTCTGGTGAAGAAGATCTGGGTCCCCGATATCTTCTTTGTCCACTCGAAGAGATCCTTCATCCATGACACCACCACAGACAACATCATGCTGCGCGTCTTCCCTGATGGACATGTGCTCTACAGCCTGAG AGTGACGGTGACGGCGGCCTGTAACATGGACTTCAGCCGCTTCCCTCTCGACTCCCAGTCCTGCTCCCTGGAGCTGGAGAGCT ATGCTTACACTGATGAAGACCTGATGCTGTACTGGAAGAGCGGCGATGAGTCGCTCAGCACCGATGACAGAATCTCCTTGTCTCAGTTCCTCATTCAGAAGTTCCACACCACGTCTCGGCTGGCCTTCTACAGCAGCACAG GCTGGTACAACCGTCTCTACATCAACTTCACCCTGCGACGCCACATCTTCTTCTTCCTGCTGCAGACCTACTTCCCCGCCACGCTCATGGTGATGCTGTCCTGGGTGTCGTTCTGGATCGACCGGCGGGCCGTGCCGGCCAGAGTTTCTTTAG GCATCACCACCGTGCTCACCATGTCCACCATCATCACGGGCGTGAACGCCTCCATGCCCCGGGTGTCCTACATCAAGGCCGTGGACATTTACCTGTGGGTCAGCTTCGTCTTCGTCTTCCTCTCTGTGCTGGAGTACGCTGCTGTCAACTACCTGTCCACCGCCCAGGACCGCCGCGAGCGTAAGCTGAGAGAGAGGGCCCGCTCTCAG TCGCTGCCCTGCACCTGCAGCATCTCACAGACCAGAACCATGACTATGCTGGACGGCACCTACAGCGAGGCTGACACCAACAGCCTGGCCGGGTACACCGAGGAGCCCATGGTGCCCGAGGAGGAGCCCGAGGAGAAGCACAAGGTCCCGGAGAAGTCTGAGCACATGGTGGTGCACCTTTCCATGAGCAGCGAGTCCGCCGGAAACAAGAAGAGGAAGAGCCTGCGGGGCCTCAACATCATCCAGAACACCCACGCCATCGATAAATACTCCCGCATGATCTTCCCCGGGTCCTACATCTTTTTCAACCTCATCTACTGGTCCGCTTACTGCTga
- the syne3 gene encoding nesprin-3, whose translation MTQQEQQEFTESLEAALSWMRAVQERLRANDNTAGPRDALEARLRETKKIQQSEHEGRVKMDVALVAAESLLQSGDEELRNATHAQLKELKSQWEETCTYIIHCHSRIEWVWLHWSEYLKAYEEFELWLTKQRRGLDVGAELQLGAKEKLWQLDQHRVVVSDVQGQVVLLERLLDEAAALHGRTQDPSVDPQAQERLQEAYRDVKDRAEERLALLQRISEEHQMFHSCVQRFQSWLLSKTKELTELMERDGPAEGKLRALQALDDGVACEEKTLQHMEGVADAIRAHTSPAGAEAVQEEAEELRLGWQRLRQGLCEAEDGLRGSLDAHSQYVARCRRLGEDIGRLRHLLQGLDRELVVGGPEPRGGEEHSEEHSEEHSEEQMEGRWRKYTGVRNTLAGEESQVELLKAQLKELFRFSEDSRHLSDDVLAVVKEHQSVKCRATRLCSESELGLRSVLQDPLLVYTQWSHEVSQVLEASAEVSDFSHIALLVQRIESLLQDSVQLQERLSLLQVKGDLLDSVFGPDGSDGLREELSDAVQNRELQHAELLQRKSRLQGFISAAKDFGEAHQLIRSSLEAFSDRLQAADVLQPDILAKKSQLDQLLVLQKDLQDSEVQLSLLESLVSCSQNHRARSERLRGDWRELQRRVRARVQQAKDGVLDHQNFHGQLLGLQQWMMVMKQKLESFCGAAGGWSVAGRRREAERALGEFPDKELQLQQVEVQGQAVLDRTSEDGRVHVQQDLRRLREEWDRLYATSLNVHRLLDRSEPGPQNQDDGTQQSSVSDAEGREDEGSALSRAAQWTGAGVATAGVVQNRQDPAGFGGAGRGEDSVDTGGADRTFTDHRGLDRSRWRQFEAWLSRENELLSEILSAKEAGLGTKEVQTRWETLQALRSRVPSGQDQFQLVLQDRNGGLADPGPGEDAALEELRYRWMLYKSKLKDVGDIRARTRPGTRSSVKRAAANQEEPPTKPKTQKSAGLLQRACRLALLLWFLLLALLLLAFLLPLLGEGSSCSLSNNYARSFSVMLRYDGPPPT comes from the exons ATGAcccagcaggagcagcaggagttcACGGAGAGCCTGGAGGCGGCGCTCTCCTGGATGAGGGCGGTGCAGGAGAGGCTGAGGGCCAACGACAACACCGCGGGGCCCCGGGACGCCCTGGAGGCCCGGCTCCGGGAGACCAAG AAAATCCAGCAGTCGGAACATGAGGGGCGCGTAAAGATGGACGTGGCGCTGGTGGCGGCGGAGAGCCTTCTGCAGAGCGGAGATGAAGAGCTGAGGAACGCCACCCACGcccagctgaaggagctgaagagcCAGTGGGAGGAGACCTGCACCTACATCATCCACTGCCACAG CCGCATCGAGTGGGTGTGGCTCCACTGGAGCGAGTACCTGAAGGCGTACGAGGAGTTTGAGCTGTGGCTGACGAAGCAGCGCCGCGGCCTGGACGTGGGGGCGGAGCTCCAGCTGGGGGCCAAGGAGAAGCTGTGGCAGCTGGACCAGCATCGGGTGGTGGTGAGCGACGTccagggccaggtggtgctgctggaGAGGCTGCTGGACGAGGCGGCGGCGCTGCACGGCAGGACGCAGGACCCCAGCGTGGATCCACAGGCCCAGGAGAGGCTGCAGGAAGCGTACCGCGACGTCAAGGACCGGGCCGAG GAGCGCCTGGCGCTGCTCCAGAGGATCAGCGAGGAGCACCAGATGTTCCACAGCTGCGTGCAGAGGTTCCAGTCCTGGCTGCTGTCCAAAACCAAGGAGCTGACGGAGCTGATGGAGCGGGATGGCCCGGCCGAGGGGAAGCTGAGGGCcctacag GCTCTGGACGACGGCGTGGCGTGCGAGGAGAAGACGCTGCAGCACATGGAGGGCGTGGCGGACGCCATCAGGGCCCACACGTCTCCGGCAGGGGCGGAGGCGGtgcaggaggaggcggaggagctGCGGCTGGGCTGGCAGCGGCTGCGACAGGGCCTGTGCGAGGCCGAGGACGGGCTGCGCGGCAGCCTGGACGCCCACAGCCAGTACGTGGCGCGCTGCCGCCGGCTGGGCGAGGACATAGGGCGCCTCCGTCACCTGTTGCAGGGGCTGGACCGGGAGCTGGTGGTGGGGGGGCCGGAGCCCCGGGGCGGCGAGGAGCACAGCGAGGAGCACAGCGAGGAGCACAGCGAGGAGCAGATGGAGGGCCGGTGGAGGAAGTACACG gggGTGAGGAACACGCTGGCGGGGGAGGAGTCTCAGGTGGAGCTTCTGAAGGCTCAGCTGAAGGAGCTCTTCAGGTTCTCAGAGGACTCTCGTCACCTCTCTGACGACGTGCTCGCTGTGGTCAAAGAGCATCAGAG TGTGAAATGCAGAGCGACCCGGCTGTGTTCAGAATCTGAACTGGGTCTGAGGAGCGTCCTCCAGGACCCGCTGCTGGTTTACACCCAGTGGAGCCACGAGGTCTCTCAGGTTCTGGAGGCCTCGGCCGAAGTCTCGGACTTCTCCCACATCGCCCTGCTGGTCCAGAGGATAGAG AGTCTGCTGCAGGACAGCGTCCAGCTGCAGGAGCGCCTCAGCCTGCTGCAGGTGAAGGGCGACCTGCTGGACTCTGTGTTCGGGCCGGACGGGTCCGACGGTCTGCGGGAGGAGCTGAGCGACGCCGTCCAGAACCGAGAGCTGCAGCACGCTGAGCTTCTGCAGAGGAAGAGCCGACTGCAG gGTTTCATCTCAGCAGCCAAAGACTTCGGGGAGGCCCACCAGCTGATCCGGTCCAGCCTGGAGGCCTTCAGCGATCGTCTGCAGGCGGCTGACGTCCTGCAGCCCGACATCCTCGCCAAGAAGAGCCAACTGGACCAGCTCCTG gttcTGCAGAAGGACCTGCAGGACTCTGAGGTCCAGCTGTCGCTTCTGGAGTCACTGGTTTCCTGCAGTCAGAACCACAGGGCCCGGTCCGAGAGGCTGAGAGGGGACTGGAGGGAGCTGCAGAGGAGAGTCCGG GCCAGAGTTCAGCAGGCTAAGGACGGCGTGTTGGACCATCAGAACTTTCACGGACAGCTGCTGGGCCTGCAGCAGTGGATGATGGTCATGAAGCAGAAGCTGGAGTCCTTCTGCGGCgccgcggggggctggagcgtGGCGGGCCGGCGCCGCGAGGCCGAG CGAGCGCTCGGAGAGTTCCCAGATAAGGAGCTCCAGCTGCAGCAGGTGGAGGTCCAGGGCCAGGCGGTGCTGGACCGGACCTCGGAGGACGGGCGGGTCCACGTCCAGCAGGACCTGCGGCGCCTCAGGGAGGAGTGGGACCGGCTGTACGCCACGAGCCTCAATGTCCACAG GCTGCTGGACCGCTCAGAACCGGGGCCCCAGAACCAGGACGACGGGACCCAACAGTCATCGGTCTCAGACGCTGAAGGACGGGAAGACGAGGGTTCTGCTCTCAGCAGAGCCGCCCAGTGGACCGGAGCTGGTGTCGCCACGGCTGGAGTCGTACAGAACCGCCAGGACCCGGCAGGGTTCGGTGGGGCCGGCCGTGGTGAGGACAGCGTGGACACCGGAGGAGCAGATCGGACCTTCACG GACCACAGAGGACTGGACCGGTCCAGGTGGAGGCAGTTTGAGGCCTGGCTGTCCAGAGAGAACGAGCTCCTTTCAGAGATCCTCAGCGCCAAGGAGGCGGGACTCGGCACCAAGGAGGTCCAAACCAGATGGGAAACACTGCAG GCTCTCAGGTCCAGGGTGCCGTCGGGTCAGGATCAGTTCCAGCTGGTGCTGCAGGACAGGAACGGCGGTCTGGCTGATCCTGGGCCAGGTGAGGATGCGGCTCTGGAGGAGCTTCGGTATCGCTGGATGCTCTACAAATCCAAGCTAAAGGATGTGGGCGACATCAGGGCCAGAACCAGACCCGGGACCAGAAGCAGTGTGAAG AGAGCCGCAGCCAATCAGGAGGAGCCGCCCACCAAACCAAAGACACAGAAG agcgCCGGGCTGCTGCAGAGGGCGTGTCGGCtggctcttcttctgtggttccTGCTCCTCGCTCTGCTGCTTCTCGCCTTCCTGCTGCCCCTCCTCGGTGAAGGCAGCAGCTGCTCCCTGTCCAACAACTACGCCCGCTCCTTCAGCGTCATGCTGCGCTACGACGGCCCGCCCCCCACCTAG